The Saprospiraceae bacterium sequence ACATCGATGAATTTGGATTACTTTCGTCAATAATTTCAATTCTAACAGTATTTCAGTCCTTATTCAACATTTTGGGCAAGTGGTATGTTGGTCCGATAAATCATAAACCTGATGAAAGTTGATCATTTTTTTCACACAAAGGTATATAGAAGTCATTTTGCAAACAACAGACTATAAGTCACAATGCGCTCTCATTAACCCTGATCACCTTACATCCAATTTAGCCGATATCGGTATCCCTAAGAAAACAAAAACTTCCTCACCAACATCTCCGGTTGGGTATTTTTGCCTTTGATGCGGCTAATGTTGTAGGAGCGGGTAGTCGGATCGTGGACGTCCATTATTGATATCTGTTTGTGTCTTTGTCTAACTGTCTATTGGGTTGGATTGTTTGATGCACTTCAATATGCGTTGCTGACGACTGGGGTTGAATTGTCTAAAACTGTATTTTCCACTATAACGGCCATTATTGACTAAATTGGCCACTTATTTTCCACTATAACTACTTATTAGGCATTTAATTTCCATTATAAAAGTTTTTTCAGAAAATCAAACGTGACTCATCCTGATTTTTAAAGGCATTACATTCTCTGAGTTTTGATTCCATTGCATCTATATCTTCCCCATAAATACTATAACTAAAGTTGTGGATGCGGCTCATCATTTTTGTATAAGGTAAGGTATCTCTCTGACGAGTGAGGCGCCTTAAAGCTCCCATATAGTCATCCCGATACACAGTAGGAATCATTATTTTTGAATGGCCTTTATGCATCAGTTCAGCATTCATCATGATCCTGGCTACCCTGCCATTTCCATCCAAAAATGGATGAACTTCGCTAATGACAAACATGATATACATGGCTTTAGCCAACGGATGTTCCAGATTTCTATAGTAATCAAAAGATTGGATCAATGTACCTTTTACAAGCGTATGGTCTACAAAGAATGTCTCGCCTGCTCTGTTGTTTTTATCTTTAAACGATCCGGGCAATTTGTCTGGTCTGCCTCCCATGATGATTGCATGACGATACATCATGATATCCAGAAGTTCTTGTGGTCTTTCGGGAACAATGCTCATTTCTACTATATCAGATACGATCTTATAAGTTCCTGTTATGTCGTGAGAATCACCACTTCTATTAGGTATGGGAATGCCTGTTTGAATTATTTGTTTTGCCTCATCAATTTCAAAAATGGTTCCTTCTATATAATTTGAAAAATAAGCTTCAAAAAACGCAAAATTTCTGATAGCTTGTTTCGATACATTTTGGTCTCTCAGATCCGGGAATGTCAATTGTTGCAATGCAGAGAAAAGGATATGAAACAAATTAATCCTATCAGGATCATAAGGCAGCCCTTTTGCTCTTGCCACAGATTGTGGTGATGTAAGAATTTTCGATGGTTTTGTGCCTAATATTGAGCTGATGATTTTGCTTAGCTTTTGAAATTCAACTTCCATATCTGTAGCTGCAGCAATTGTTTTGGCTTTATCTCGTATTTCGTTTAAGGCCACATCTCCTTTTATCCTAATAATTTCTTCCAGTTTTTCCTCTATGGTTGGCAGCGGAAGTGTTTTGGAATCAGGTCCTGTTTGTCTTGAAACTTGTAAGTTTTCGAGTAGAGCACGTTCGAGTTGGGATACATAAAGACCTTCTGTTAGCAAATTGTCATTAGGCAAACGATCCTTACCTTCTAAAAATCTTATATTTACACCAGGTAGTTTTATAGCCTTTGTATAAGAGTAAGTAATAAAAATATTTCCTGTTGACGTTGGTTTAAATTCCAAAGCTGATCTATGACTTAAAAGGGCACCGGGGTATAATTTTCCAATAATTTGCCAGATATTTCTTTTAACTATTTCACTATCTTCTTCCTCAAAATTGGATGTATAGATCCTGGGAGCTACTTTTCGTATTTTCCCCTTTTTCATAAGGTTTGAAATCCACTTACTGTTTTGTTCAGGAAAAATTACTTCCGGAAGTTTCAACAATCTTTTATTTTCCATTATAAACTAAATATGCACAAAAATAGTCACTTATTTTCCATTATAACTACTTTTTGGGCATTTATTTTCCACTATAGCTTACTTGTTGTGTTGGATATTGCCAAATGCGCCATGGCGTTGTATACCATATTCTCAACCTTTCAGCCGAAACTTAATGGGCAAGGTAAATAAAACCCGTACAGGTTTACCCCTCTGAATGCCGGGATTCCAGACAGGCATATTATGAAGTAGTCTTATAATTTCATTTTTAATGTCCTGGCAGAGGCCTCTTTTTATATATATATCAGCGATACTTCCATCTTTATCTATGACAAAACTAGCTATTGCTGATCCCTGTACGCCATATTCCCTCGCCATACGAGGATACTTAAGGTTTTTGTAAATATAATTCAGCAGAGCTAAATTTGAGCATTCTTGTCTTTCCTTACGATCATCTGAAGTACATGAAGCTAACATTGGCATGATTTCACTTTCGGATAATTCTCTTTTTTCTTCCAATTGAGAAAAAATAGTATCGGCTCTGTAGATGCCTTCATTGTATATTCGACCCAGAGAATCGTACTTAATGAATGCACCATCTCTTATTCCATTTTTGTAGTTATAGACAGATGTCAACTGACCTTTCTGGTTACTTTCTTTCCACTCACCTTCCATTTTCCCATTTACGTAATTTCCCCTTCCTGATGTATGTTTATACCATTCACCTGTCTCTTTTCCATTTTCGAACTGTCCTTCGGCCATGAGCGTGCCGTCATCCCACCATTCCTGATATAGTCCAACTTTATATTTTTTATCAGGTGATACAGAAAATTTTACTGTCATTTGATTTGTCTCAGGAAAAAACTGTCTGAAAACGAAACTTCCATCTGGCTTTTTGGAAAGTACGGTGTGGTATTCTGAAGATACTTCTTTTTCATCCTTATCCAAAAATTGAACATATTTACCTTTGAACTGTGGGAATGGAATATGACATCCCTGAATCATTATTATGGAAAATAAGCAAATTATTAATTTTTTCATTTGGTTATATTGAATTTTACTTTATTGTACAAACAGTCAAATATAAAAAAATATTTAATGTTGTGCCATTTTTTAGCTCCGTTTGCATGCAAAGAACATTTTTTTACATCATTTCGCTCCTTTCATTGGTGACATCTTTTGGTGTTTGTTCGATCAGGATGTCGGGTGAGATGCCCACTCCTTCTATTGCTCATTTACCATTGGTGTCATAAAAACCGCATCGACGTGCTACCATACCATTAAAAGCTTCTTTGCCTTCGATGTGTATTTGCTTCACGATAACCAACATTCATCTATCACTCAGGATGTCAAGGGCTGAAGTAAACGGACATTTACTTCTGAATTTATAGCCCATCTTCCTAAATCTTTAAAAGCTACAAAGTTAAGGAAGTTAAAAAGTAACTGCAAAATAAAAGTATTGTTATACTTTTGCTGAGGAGATACAATTATATATTTTAATAACAAATTAAATTAAAAAGCTTTGTTAAAGGAGATTTGAACTAAGATTTTACCAATAGGTAACTTATAGTAGACAGAAAATATTCTGCGAAAAAACCAATTCATAATGTATTGTAAATTAAATAATTATGATTGTAAATTTTCGCAATCAATTTTCTGTTTGGTATAAATCCTTCATTTACATCCATTTGACTTATCATATATATACTGTAACAAAGCCATTAAATATAATGATCAAAAAAAATTCAACTAATCTAAATCTGTTCTTAGCAGTAATATTCCTTTTGTTACAAACAAATGCAAAAGCACAACTTCTCAAAGTAAACGGTAAAAAAATAGTAAACTCTTCGACTAATCAGGAGGTCATCTTGAATGCTGTGAATTTTGGAAACTGGATGGTCATGGAAGGCTACATGATGAACTCATCCGATCAGGCACCTGACCAACATACCTGGAAAAATAAGTTAACAAATCTGATCGGAAGTTCAAATACAACTATTTTTTATAATGCCTGGCTGACAAATCATGTTGCTCAGGCCGACATCAATCAGATTAAGTCCTGGGGATTTAATTCAGTACGGCTACCTATTCACTACGAATATTTTGTTAATGCGGGCTCACCTGATGTCTGGGATGACCAGGGATTTAATCTTTTAGATAATATTATTTCCTGGTGCACTGCTGCAGGTGTTTATGTTATCATTGATTTACATGCTGCACCCGGAGGGCAAAGTAATGGTGCCATCAGTGATTATGACAGTACGAAACCTTCTTTATGGGAAAGTGAGGCCAACAAATTAAAGACAATCAACCTTTGGCGGCGGCTTTCTGAACGGTACAAGCATGAAGTTTGGGTAGCAGGTTATGATTTACTAAACGAACCTGCATGGAATTTACCTAATGGGACAGACCTGAGAAATCTATATGGAAGGATAACAGACGCCATCAGATCAACGGGCGATAGTCATATTTTGTTTATTGAAGGAAACTGGTATGCAAATGATTTTACAGGACTTACACCCGCGTGGGATACAAATATGGTTTATTCTTTTCACAAGTACTGGTCGAATGCTACTACTGAGGATATAAAATGGATTACTGACTTTAGAGATGCACAAAACAGGCCAATATGGTGCGGAGAACATGGAGAGAACAGCAATGATCATTTTACAAAAATTGTTGAAACATTTACAGCAAATGGTACTGGTTTTGGCTGGTGGCCGATGAAAAAATTTGAGAGTATAAATGATTTTGCAGATGCAAAATTTCCGGTTGGCTATACCGAACTTTTGAATTATATGGGAGGGACTAATCCCGGGCTTGATCCCGCAAAGGCCTTTAATACACTAATGCAGTTGGCAGAAAATGTAAAATTGGCTAATTGTACCATTCAAACTGAAGTACTGCGATCTGTTTTTACACAATCTGGTAATAGAAAAACAGAACCATTTTCAAACAATCAGATACCAGGTAAATTGTTCACTCCGAACTATGATAAAGGAATGAATGGATATGCTTATTCAGATCAGTCCTGGGAAGACGTGAGATTAACAACAGGTATTTATACTGCCTGGAATAATGGTTGGGTATACCGTAATAATGGCGTGGATTTGGAAAGGACTTTTGACCCAGGATCAAATGGGTACACTGTGGGATGGTTTAATAAAGGTGAATGGTTAAAATATACGGTAGACGTAGCTGAAGCGGGCACTTATAAGCTTCAATTCAGGGTTGCCAACGGATTTTCTAAAAACGGCATAGTACAAATACAAAATGGTGATGGAACAGAACTTCTGGCAACAGCAACAGTTCCACCGACGGGTGGGTGGGGCACCTGGACATCTATTAGTGTTAACGGAGTTTTCCGAACATCCGGATTGCAGGAAATCAGAATGGTTAATACGATTGGAGAATTTAATGTTAACTCTATCAATTTTGTATTTGAGAACTCTTCTTTACCCGCAAAAGTGACTATTCCACCATCTCAAAAAGTAATCAGTCTTAAAGGAAACAACAGTAAATATGTGACATTTTCAGGTCCTGCCAATCTGATATCCTGTACAGGATCAACCCAAGGTACTATTGAAGAGTTTACCATAGTTGATGCAGGCAATGGTTTGGTGGCTTTAAAAGGAAGTAATAATAAATTTGTAAGTGTTGGTTCTGATAATCTCCTTTATTGCAGCGCATCAGCAATTGGAACAAAGGAAAAATTTACCATGGAAGATTTATCCGGGGCGCTTTCGTTTAAAGGGTTTAATAATCTTTACGTTTCTTCAGAAAATGGGGCAACAACAGGCATGCCGTGTACCAGAAAAACAGCTCAAGCCTGGGAATATTTCAATTGGACATACATACGGGATAATGTGATTATTTCTGTTGCAACAGACGAACTTGCAGCAAACGGGTATAAAGTGTTTCCAAACCCAGCCCGAAATACAATTAATATCTCTTCAACATTAAACAGGCATCCTTCAATTATTATATATGATCTGGGCGGAAAGGAGGTTATACATACTACATTAATAGGATCAGACAAAAGTATTGATTTAAATAGTATCCCCAATGGTGTTTATTTAATGAGAATCATTGAATCTGAACAATCAGTTTCAGTTAAATTCATTAAAGCCAATTGATAAAGATGAAATGAGGTAAAACCCTCTTTTTTTTAGTTGGTAGACATAAAGAATATAATCACACCCGTATATAAAAATACTTAAAATAATCGCAGGAAATTAATTCAAGAAATATTCGAAAGCGATGCCGACCTACCTGAAGATAATCAAGCCAAAACATTTACAGTTACACTGCATACATTATCATTGCAAATACACAATGAAGCTGTTTTCCTCATCAAACAGATATAACTTGAGTCCCAAAATATTGGGTTAGAAATCTATGGATCGTTCCAGATTTTTAACAAATAAATGAGTTTCAAAAAGTCCTTTTATCATTTGACTTTTATATTGTTATCTAATAATCAGTATTAATCAAACGACTTTTTAGTCAAAGAGTTTAATTCTGCAAGAAGCATATCGGCTGTGTCTTTAAAATTGAAGTAAGATTTGCCTTACATTCCGGATTTTGTTATGTGGATTTAAAAATATTGAAAAATTTACTTCGTTCTTCCTTCTACAATTTTATCATATTCGATGTCATTAGGTTCCCACAATTCTATTTTATTGCCTTCAATATCCATGATGTGCACAAATTTTCCATACTCAAACGACTCAATTTGGTCAGTTACAGTTACGCCTTCGCTTTTGAGTTGCGCTACAAGCAATTCCAGGTTTTCCACTCTGTAATTGATCATAAACTCTTTTGTAGATGGCTCAAAATGTTTGGTTTTTTCTGTAAATGGACTCCATTGCGTAAATCCTTTTTTGGTACTATCCGCACCTTGCCTCCATTCGAAATTTGTACC is a genomic window containing:
- a CDS encoding VOC family protein, with protein sequence MKKVTGIGGIFFKCKDPNKMKEWYKAHLGLDTDQWGTNFEWRQGADSTKKGFTQWSPFTEKTKHFEPSTKEFMINYRVENLELLVAQLKSEGVTVTDQIESFEYGKFVHIMDIEGNKIELWEPNDIEYDKIVEGRTK
- a CDS encoding cellulase family glycosylhydrolase, translating into MIKKNSTNLNLFLAVIFLLLQTNAKAQLLKVNGKKIVNSSTNQEVILNAVNFGNWMVMEGYMMNSSDQAPDQHTWKNKLTNLIGSSNTTIFYNAWLTNHVAQADINQIKSWGFNSVRLPIHYEYFVNAGSPDVWDDQGFNLLDNIISWCTAAGVYVIIDLHAAPGGQSNGAISDYDSTKPSLWESEANKLKTINLWRRLSERYKHEVWVAGYDLLNEPAWNLPNGTDLRNLYGRITDAIRSTGDSHILFIEGNWYANDFTGLTPAWDTNMVYSFHKYWSNATTEDIKWITDFRDAQNRPIWCGEHGENSNDHFTKIVETFTANGTGFGWWPMKKFESINDFADAKFPVGYTELLNYMGGTNPGLDPAKAFNTLMQLAENVKLANCTIQTEVLRSVFTQSGNRKTEPFSNNQIPGKLFTPNYDKGMNGYAYSDQSWEDVRLTTGIYTAWNNGWVYRNNGVDLERTFDPGSNGYTVGWFNKGEWLKYTVDVAEAGTYKLQFRVANGFSKNGIVQIQNGDGTELLATATVPPTGGWGTWTSISVNGVFRTSGLQEIRMVNTIGEFNVNSINFVFENSSLPAKVTIPPSQKVISLKGNNSKYVTFSGPANLISCTGSTQGTIEEFTIVDAGNGLVALKGSNNKFVSVGSDNLLYCSASAIGTKEKFTMEDLSGALSFKGFNNLYVSSENGATTGMPCTRKTAQAWEYFNWTYIRDNVIISVATDELAANGYKVFPNPARNTINISSTLNRHPSIIIYDLGGKEVIHTTLIGSDKSIDLNSIPNGVYLMRIIESEQSVSVKFIKAN
- a CDS encoding Fic family protein; the protein is MENKRLLKLPEVIFPEQNSKWISNLMKKGKIRKVAPRIYTSNFEEEDSEIVKRNIWQIIGKLYPGALLSHRSALEFKPTSTGNIFITYSYTKAIKLPGVNIRFLEGKDRLPNDNLLTEGLYVSQLERALLENLQVSRQTGPDSKTLPLPTIEEKLEEIIRIKGDVALNEIRDKAKTIAAATDMEVEFQKLSKIISSILGTKPSKILTSPQSVARAKGLPYDPDRINLFHILFSALQQLTFPDLRDQNVSKQAIRNFAFFEAYFSNYIEGTIFEIDEAKQIIQTGIPIPNRSGDSHDITGTYKIVSDIVEMSIVPERPQELLDIMMYRHAIIMGGRPDKLPGSFKDKNNRAGETFFVDHTLVKGTLIQSFDYYRNLEHPLAKAMYIMFVISEVHPFLDGNGRVARIMMNAELMHKGHSKIMIPTVYRDDYMGALRRLTRQRDTLPYTKMMSRIHNFSYSIYGEDIDAMESKLRECNAFKNQDESRLIF
- a CDS encoding energy transducer TonB, which translates into the protein MKKLIICLFSIIMIQGCHIPFPQFKGKYVQFLDKDEKEVSSEYHTVLSKKPDGSFVFRQFFPETNQMTVKFSVSPDKKYKVGLYQEWWDDGTLMAEGQFENGKETGEWYKHTSGRGNYVNGKMEGEWKESNQKGQLTSVYNYKNGIRDGAFIKYDSLGRIYNEGIYRADTIFSQLEEKRELSESEIMPMLASCTSDDRKERQECSNLALLNYIYKNLKYPRMAREYGVQGSAIASFVIDKDGSIADIYIKRGLCQDIKNEIIRLLHNMPVWNPGIQRGKPVRVLFTLPIKFRLKG